The genomic interval GGACGAGCTGCGCCAGGCCCCGGCCGCGCCATGACGACGCACAACAATTCTCCGGACCACCGTCGATGGCACACTCACGAGATGGATTCCACTGCGAGCATGGTCGTCGTCGGCTACGCCAAGGTCCCCCTGGGCTCGGCCTTGCGCGCCACTCACGAGTTCTTGTCCGTCGTCTTCCTTGTGGACAAGGAATCGCATCGCATCCTCGAAGTCGACTCCACCGCCGTCAGCGGGGCAGTCCGGCGCTGGCTCGCCGACCTCCTCCTCGGTCGCGACCTGTCCCGCCCCGTCGACGACGCTCTCACCGTGATCGAGGAGAACTACCTAGGCCACGCCTCGGGGGCGATCCGGCAGGCCGTGAGCGACGCGGCCCGTCGGTACGCCGTCCACCTCACGACGGCATCAGGAGGCGAGCAATGACAGCGACATACGTGATCAAGCGTCTCAACTTCGGCTCCGTACGCATCGACGCTTCCATGCAGGTCCGCGGAACCCTGCCGGGTACCGCGGTCGACGTACCGGCTCAGGGCTTCCTGATCCTCGGTGGCGACGCGCCGATCCTCGTCGATGCCGGCTATCGCGACCCGTCCGTTCTCGGCGCCGGCGGCACGATCGCCGCCGGTCAGGGCTTCCACGAGCAGCTCGAGGCCCACGGCATCAGCGCCGGTGAACTCGGATGCGTCATCCTGACCCACGCTCACCGCGACCACGCCGGTCATCTCGACAAGGTCCCGACGAGCGTTCCCGTGGTGATGAACCGGAGCGAGCTCGCGGCGGCATGCAGCGGTATCCAGGGCATCGCGTACGCACTCGACGACCTGCATCATCTGCTCGACCGGCTCTACTCCCCGGGTGCGTTGCGGCTGCTCGATCTCGACCGGACCGGCCCGATCGAGATCGCACCCGGAATCACCTGCGTCCACACCGGCGGGCACACGGCCGGCTCGCTCTCCGTCGTCGTCCCCACCGACGACGGCCCGGCGTACCTGTGCGGAGACCTCTTCTACGACGTCAGGGCTGCGCTGCACAGCCCACCGCGAGACACCTTCGTGGGCGCCGTCCAACCCACCTACCTGGACCCGTCGGTGCCCGGCCTGACGAACAACTTCACCGGCAGCGTCCTCGACGAGATCGGCGCGACGCAGCGCGCTCGCGCCTACCGGTACGTCGTACCCGCGCACGACAATCCCGGTGTCCTCGAAGCCGGCCGGTACCTCGGCGCCATCCTCGGGGACACCGTTCCCGGACCCGTCACAGCAATCGATGGTCGGTGATCAGGTCCAGATCTGGAATTCGGCGAGTTGTGCGGCCGGCCAGCTAGCGTTCGCGGTGATGGTCGCTCGCCGGCTCGCGGACTGGGCGGAGCCCAGATCGACCTGCGTCCACTGCGGGAACACTCGCTGGTGGGCTTACCCGCCGCCAGGTTGGCGGTTGCCGTCGAGCCGCTGGCGAACTGCAGGCTGTTGAGGTTCCAGCCGCCGTTGTCCTGGTAGACCGTGAGGGTCTGCAGCCCGGCCGGCAGGTTCACCTGGGTGGTGACGGTTGACCAGTTCTGCCAGCCGCCGGTCGACGGAAGGCTGACGTTGCCGCTGAGGTTGGTACCGGAGGCGCTGGCCACATGCAATGCGTTGGTCACCGCGGCCGGCGTCGCGACGCGCATCGCGACGCTGTACGTACCGGCGGTGGCGACGTTGACGGTGTAGTGGAACCACTGGCCGGTGCTCGTCCAGCCCAGGTTGTAACCGCCGCCGGTATCTGCGGTGGACTCGAGATCGACCCCGTCGGTCCGATAGCTGTTCCCGGTGCCGTTGATCGAGCCCACGTTGTACGCGACGCCTTGCCCGCCGGTGTTGTAGTTCTCCGCCTGTACGGCGCCAGGGATCGCGGCGGGCGTCCCGCCGTACGGGCCTTCCGTCGTACCGCCCTGCCAGCTGTTGCCGCTGAGCGTCGCGCTGAATCCGCCCGAGCTGTTCAGGTACGGCGTCCCGCCGCCGGCAACCGTGTTGCCGGTGATCGTCGCGGATCCGGACGGAGCGGGGTAGAACGGCGGCGCGATGACGATGCCGTTGCGCCACGGTGAGGTGACGGTGTTGTTCTGGAGCACCGTGTTCGTCGAGGTGGAGAAGCCGATCCCGTCGTACAGCGAGTCGACGATGGTGTTGTTGCTCGCGGTCACGCGATCGACGACGCCGACGTTCTGGCCGTCACCGCCGTTGCCGATGTGGAAGGCCGGCTGCCCCTGGCTGTACGCGTTCCCGCCGGAGCGTACGACGAGGTTCCCGGTGACGCTCGCCGACAACAGATCGTTGCCATTGACACCGAAACGCCCGGCGCCCAGGCCGATGTAGCGAGCGGTGTCGGAGACGTAGTTGTTCTCGATCCGATGGCCGCTGCCGCCGTACACGCCGACCCCCTTGCCGCCCCACGGCGCGATCGACGTGTTGTTCGTGACCACCGCGTTCGCCATCGGGGTGTAGTAGACCCGCGTGCCGTCGATGTCGTTGTAGTTGACGGAGTTGATCGCCAGGGCGTCGTCGCCGGTGCCACGGACGAAGTTGTTGGTGATGGTCAGGTTGTTGCCGACGGAGTTCCCCATCGAGACGTTGTTGACGTTGGCGCCATCGGCCCAGATCGTCGTCAGGCGGTTGTTCCGGATGGTGCCGCCGGTGCCGGAGGCCCAGAAGCCGGAGAGCGTGTGCTGGGTCCAGATCCCGTCGGCCACCCAGTTCGTTCCGGTGACGTCCATCGAGCCGCCCGCGCCGTCGACGGTGGCGCGGCTGGTCGCGTTCGAGTCGACGTGCAGGTTCTGGATCGTGGTCGAGGTCAGGCCCCACAACGCGGGCAGCGGAGTGCTGTTCGGCAGCGGTACGTCGCGATAGATCGTGCTGTACCACGCGCCCGCGCCCGCGATCGTGATGCCCTGAGCCTGAAGACCTTGTGTCCCCTTGACGTAGAAGGTGCCGGCCGGGATCCAGACGGTCTTGCCCTGCGACTGCGCCTGGTTGATGCAGTTCTGGATGGCGGCCCGGCTGTCCACCGATGCGGGGTCGGCCGCGCCGTTGGTCGGCGTGTTGTCGGCGACCGCGCCGCAGTCGGTGATGGAGATCGAGTTGGCGGGCTGGGCGATGGGCGCCGGCGGGTTCTCCACATCGACGACGTCGATGTCGTAGAAGGCGGCCGAGTTGCCGGAGTCCTTGCGCAGCATGAACGTGCCGCCCGCGGCGATCGGCGTACCGGTGACGAAGGTGCGCGTCTCGTCGAAGAACACCCGCGGGTCCCCGTCGGAGGGACTCTGGCTGTTGCCGTTGTAGTTGTTGCCCTCGTACAGCCAGGTCTGCTTCGAGTTGACGTTGAGCGTCTGGCGCAGACCGCCGTCGACGTACAGGTTCAGCGTGCTGGTCTGGCCGCCACCGGAAGCGCTGTCGGGGATGCTCAGCCGGACGGTGATGGCGCTGATCGGGTGGCCGGTGTTGTTGGTCCACTGCACGCTCTGGCCGGTGGCCGCGAGGTGGGCGTAGGCGTGTCCGGATGCCTCGAGCGAAGCGCTGGAGTACTGCGTCGTCGGAGCGGCGGTCAGCGACACCGAGGTCGCGCCGCCGCCGAGCGAACCAACCTCGGCCTCGTAGGAGGTGAACGGCACAGTCGCGCCGGCAGCCGTCACAGCGGCCGTGTCGGCAGCCGCCGGTACGACGAACACGGTGGCAACGGGAACCGCAGTCAGGACGCTCGCGCAAGCGACCGCGGCCAGTCGACGGAAAGAGCGCATGATCTTCCTCTCCGGCCTCCACAGGTCGGGAGCGGGGCGGTCCCGAGGATGGGCGCTGCGGAGGCCACGATGTTAGCAATTTGCTCCGAACGATCGAGAAATTGCGAATACACCGTGAGGAGGATGAAACGCGAATGTCGCCGACGCGTCAAGACGGCGGGCCCGGCGAGGATGCCGGTGATTCCATGGTGGTGTGGAACACGATCGGGACGAGGTCCTCGAAGTCGGAAAGACCTCGGGGCGGGGCCGCCGAAGGGCCGGATGGATCCTGGTCCTGGTGGCGCTGCTGTCCCTGATCGTCCTCCGCGCCTCGACGGATCGTCCGCAGCATCAGGTCACACCGACTCCCAGCCCGTCCGATCTGATCAGCACCGTCCCCGACGGACAGGCGGTACCGGCTTGGCCGACGGCGCCCGGTGCCTGCGGGGCGGAAACGCCACTGCCCGTCGTGTCGAGTACAGCTCCCGCCGAGCACACCGGCATCCAGCTGCTGCTGGGCGGAGAACGGCTCCGACTCGTCGACTTCGACAGCGGCCACGCGACGACCTTGCCTGATGCCGTCGTCCGGCCGGGCGAGTACGCCGCGGTACTGGCCGGTGATCCGATCACGGCGTACGCGACCACTGGGTCATGCGACGAAACGGCCCCCTACGCGATGTTGCGCGTCAGCGTCGATCACCAGGTGAGTGTCGTCCGCCCGCTCGGGCCCACCGAGTGGGCCCTGACCGATGGCAGTCGCGTGTGGATCGCCACCTTCGCCAGCGGCATCGAATCTCCGTACGGCACGATCGCTCCGCTCTTCGGCGGGGAACGGGTCCGGCTGCCGCTCGGTTTCGCCCCGTCCGCGGTCGTCGGCGACACGCTCGTCGGACTCCTGCAGCCCGATCCGGGGATCTCACCGACCTGGCTCGCGCTCGTCGATGCCCGTACCGGCCGGTTGCAGACCAAGCTCGACCAGCACGTGGCGCCGCTCGCCGCCGGCGCGGGTCAGGTCCTCTGGGCCAGCGGCTGTGCGGACGACGCGTCACCCTGCACGCTGCACCGCCGGGCGATCGGCGGCGCGGAGACCCTCGGATCCCCGCTCCCAGGCTCCGCCTGTTGCGGGGTCGTCAGCCCTGACGGCACGCGGGCTGCCTTCCTGATCGAACAAGTGTCCACGGACCCACGCTTCAACGGCCATCCGCCGGCGCCGACGGACATCGCGATCGTGCAGCTCGGCACCGGCCGGCTGACCATCGTGCCGGGGATCGATCTGCCCGCCAAGGCGCAACCCGGGCTGGCGTTCGCGGGCCGTGGCGACTGGTTGATGATGGCCCTCGACGCGGGAACCCGGACCCGGCTCCTCGCCTGGCGACCGGGACTGCGGCAGCCGTACGAGACGAGCGCACTTCCTGGCCCGGTCCACAATCCGCCGACGCTCGTCGTCACCAGCCCCTGACCATCTCGTCGTACCAGCCGGCCCTCAGATCGCGCGACGCGACCCAAAGTCATTGTCAAGTGACGGTCTGTTCACCTTACGCACATCTGCCGGGACTGGTGACGTTGGGCGGCGACTCCCACGATGGTTCACGGCCCTGGGGCAGCCAGGGCCGTGGCCGGTGCTGGGAGGAGACATCGTGATCCGGAAACGCGTTGCGGGAATGCTGGTGGCGGTGGTGACGGTTGTCGCCGCGTCGGTGGTGGCGATCGCCGACAGGTCGCCCAGTGCGCAAGCGGCGACGGCTGTGCCCGCGTTCGATCACATCGTCGTGGTGATGTTCGAGAACCACGCCTACTCACAGATCAACGGCAGCTCCAGTGCGCCGACCTTCAACAGCCTGGCCGGGCAGGGCGCGAAGTTCACCCAGGCGTACGGCGTCACGCACCCGAGCCAGCCGAACTACGCGGCCATCTTCTCCGGCTCGACGCAGGGCCTGACCAGCGACAGCTGCCCACACACGTACAGCACCGACAACCTCGGCAAGCAGCTGATCGCGGCCGGCAAGACCTTCAAGGGGTACTCCGAGAGCATGCCGTCGGCCGGCTACACCGGCTGCTCGAGCGGCCAGTACCAGCGCAAGCACAACAGCTGGGTCAACTTCAGCAACGTGCCGACCGCGAGCAACCTCCGGTACAGCGACTTCCCGAGCTCGGCGAACTACGCGAGCCTGCCGACTGTGTCCTTCGTGACGCCGAACATGTGCAGCGACATGCACGACTGCTCGGTCGGCACCGGTGACACCTGGCTGAAGAACAACCTGACGGCGTACGCAACCTGGGCCAAGACGCACAACAGTCTGCTCGTGATCACCTTCGACGAGGACAACGGCGGCTCGTCGAACCACATCTTCACCGCGTTCGTCGGCGCGCACACCCAGGTGGGCACGTTCGCCAACCAGGTCAACCACTACAACGTGCTCAGCACCATCGAGAGCTCGTACGGCCTGGGTCACCTGAACCCGGCCGCAGAGATCACCAACATCTGGAACTGACGCCGGTGTACCTGTCCACGATCGACCGCCCGCAGACGGCCCGCGGACGTGCCCTGTTCCTTGTCAGCGGCAACGTCCTCGCGCTCGGCGCGGTCAGCTTGGTCACCGACATCTCGTCCGAGATGGTGACCGCGATCCTGCCGGTGTACCTGATGATCGGCCTGCACCTGAGCCCTGCCCTGTACGGCGTGGTCGACGGCACGTACACCGGCGCGACCGCCTTGTTGCGGCTGATCGGCGGGTACGTCGCGGACCGGTCCCGGCGCCGCAAAGCCGTTGCAGGCTTCGGGTACGGGCTGTCGGCGGTCGCGAAGCTGGGCCTGCTGGCCGCCGGCAGCTCGGTCGGCGCGATCGGTGCCGTGATCGCGATCGACCGCACCGGCAAGGGCCTCCGTACGGCGCCGCGGGACGCGCTGATCACCCTGTCCACGCCACCGCCGTTGTACGGCCGAGCCTTCGGCGTCCACCGGATGATGGACACGATCGGGGCGTTCGCCGGGCCGCTGGTCGCGGTCGGCATTCTGGCTGCGACCGCGCAGGCGTACGACGGCGTGTTCGTCGCGAGCTTCTGTATCGCGGCGTTCGGGGTTCTGTTGCTGGTGCTCTTCGTCCGCGACCACCGCGACAAGCAACCACCGAAGAACACCGTCGCTCCCTCAGCGCTCCGTGAGCTCCTACGCAGAGGACCGGTACGACGGCTGGTCCTGGCCGCCTGTGTGGCCGGGGTGGTGACGATCGGCGACGGCTTCGTCTACCTGCTCCTCCAGCGCCGTGAAGATCTCAGCATCGGCTGGTTCCCACTGCTTGCCGTAGGCACCAATCTCTCGTATCTCCTGCTGGCCACGCCTCTGGGCGTACTGGCGGACAAGATCGGCCGGCTGAAGGTGGTCCTCGGCGGCTACACAGCGCTGGTGCTGGTCTATCTCCTCCTGTTCGGGCCATTCGGCGGGTGGCCGTTGCTGGTCGTCGTACTGGGTCTGTACGGCCTCTTCTACGCCTCCACGGACGGCGTACTGATGGCGTTGGCCGGCCCACTGCTTCCGGAAGGCTTCCGTACTACGGGGATCGCGCTCATCCAGACCGGACAGGCGCTGTCCTATCTCGCATCGTCGATCCTGTTCGGGTTGGCGTGGACGGTGTGGGGCCCGGCGAGCGCGAGCCGCATCGCCGCCGTGCTGGTCGTTGCAGCCGTCGTCGTGGTTGCACTGTTGCTCCGCGGAATCTCGCCGACCACGGAGCAACCGGCATGACGCGACGGCTGGTGTTCGCGGTACTCGGAGCGTTCCTGTTGACCGCGGTCGCGGTGACCTACAGCGTGTTCACGACCACACACGACCGTACGCCGGTTGCCGCCGCAGACGGGCTCAGCCTGAGCGGTCCGCGCATCATGTTCCGCAGTACGGCGCCGGGCAGCAAAGGACGCCTTGCCTTGGTCGCGAAGAACGATCCGGGAGGGCCGCGTTCCGTGTCGGCGTTGAGCTGCTTGCGGGTCTATGCCGCTGGTGGCACCGGCACGTGCCTGCGGCAGGACGGCGCGCTGACGACGTACCAGATCGCGATCCTGGACACGAATCTTCAGGTGGAGAAGGCGATTCCGCTCGTCGGGGTACCGAATCGCACCCGCGTCTCCGCGGACGGGCGGATGGCGGCGTGGACCGTGTTCGTCGCGGGCGACTCGTACAACAACGGCCGGTTCTCGACCCGGTCGGGACTGATCGACCTGAAGACACAGGACATGGTCGATTCGCTGGAGTTCCTGTCGGTGACGCTGGACGGTCATCCGTACAAGGCCGCCGACCTGAACTTCTGGGGTATCACCTTCACCGCCGACGACAACCGCTTCTACGCCACGATGTCCACCGCCGGCCATCGGTACCTGGTCGAGGGCGACATCGCGGCGAAGACCGTGCACACGATCGCCGAGAACGTGGAATGTCCGTCCCTGTCCCCCGACGGCCGCCGGCTCGCCTTCAAGTCGGCGATCGACGGCAACCCCGCCAAGGGCTGGCGACTGACGGTCCTCGACCTGGCCACCGGGGCCAGAACACCACTGGCCGAGACCCGCTCCGTCGACGACCAGCCGGCCTGGCTCGACGCCACCACCATCGCCTACGCCATTCCCCACGGACCCACCGATGCGGATGTCTGGACCGTCCCCGCCAACGGCTCAGGCCACCCCGACCTCCTCATCCCCCACGCCGAATCTCCAGCCCCACTGGGCTAGCGGGTGAGCTGGGGCACGTTCCTGCACATCGATGCGATGGCGTGGTTCGCGGACCAGCTCGCCTCGCTCCGGGACTGAGGGCTAGGCCGATTCGAGGCGGCTCAGCGGCACGCGGCCCAGCTCTCTGCGCGAGCTGATCTCGAGCTTCGCGAACACCTTCCGCAGGTGCCAGTCCACGGTGTGCCGGCTGATGTACAGCTCGGCTCCGATCTCGGGGTTGGACAGGCCGTCCCGCGCGAGCCGTGCGATCTGGGACTCCTGATTTGTCAGCAGGCGTCGGGTCTGGTCGCTGCGACTGTGTGCCGATCCGCCCGCGGCCAGCAGCTCCCGCCGGGCGCGTTCGGCGTACGCCTCGGCTCCGATCTGGCTGAGGAGGTCGTGGGCGGCTCGAAGCTGATTGCGGGCGTCGTTACGCCTGGTTGCCCGGCGCAACCACTCGCCGTACAGCAGGTGCGCACGGCCGAGGTGGACGGTGACGCTGGTCTGCTCCAGGCGCTCGATCGCCTCCCGGTAGAGAGAGTCGGCAGCCCGGCCCTCGCTCAGCAGTGCGCGCGACCACGCCTGTACGCCGAGTGCCCAGTCAGTGCCGGCTGCGCTTGTCCGTTCTCGCACGTGTCGGAGGGCAGCTTCGGCCTCGTCGCGGGCGCCGCTCCGGACGGCTGCCTCGACCAGCTCGACCAGGGCGAAGCCGTAGAGACCGAAGTCGTCGTACTCGCAGGCCTGGCGGGCCGCGGCCAGTGCGACGTCGTACCGTCCGAGGCCGTTGTGAAGCACAGCGTTCACATACCCGGCGCCACCGATCCATCGTGCCTCGCCGCGCGCGGTCACGTCCTCGATGTCAGTACGGAACACGTCCATGAGCTCGGTCGGATCGATGCCTCGCCAGGTTGCGAGCAACATGAGGGGATAATTCACGGCCGCGCCACCAGTCGCCCTGGAGATCATGCCGCTCTCCTCCAGCAACGCCGACGCGGCCGCGAACTCGCCGGCGTACACGTGCACGAGAGCCCGGTAACCGAGCGCCAGAGGTAGCAAGGTCAGCGCACCGGATTCACGGCACAGCCGGACCGCCCGAGCGGCCAACTCGTGCCACTTCAGGTCGTCCCAGAGGTCGGCCGCGGTGAGCCAGGGCAACCAGAACCAGCGGAGGATGTCGTTGTCGTCACCGGTCGCGAACGCATCCAGCGCATTCCGCAACGGCGCGGCGCCGGCCACGTAGCCGTCCGTGAACCGGGTCGCCAGGCCATCGAGGAGGACGTCCGTCGGTCGCGCCGCAGGTCCTTCCGTCAGGACTCTCCGCGCGGCGGTGGCCACTTGACGGGAGCCGACGGGGCCGTGCAGGCGGCCGGCGTAGATGGTGGCGCCGAGCGCCTCGAGGTAGGTGTCGCGCGCCGTCTCGACATCATGCGGCGCGAGTTCCTCGGCCGCGGCGAGCAACGGCGGCGGCGCGTCGACGCCGCGATTGAGCGCGAACACGATCTGGGCGCGGAGACGAGCGATCATGGCCCGACCGAGGTCGTCCATCGGGCACCCGGCTGCCAGTGCCAGCAGTGCGGTCGCGGCGTCGAACGCGCCCGACTCGAACCTCGCCTGGGCGGCGCCGAGAGTTCGCCGGCCGCGGCTGCGCGGATCCGGGGTCAACTCGGCGGCTCGCTCGAGGAATGCGGCGGCAGCGGCAATGCCGCCGCGGGCTCGCGCGCGGCCGGCGGACTGCTCCAGCTGATCGGCGATGGACTCGTCCAGACCCGTCGTCGCATGGCCGCGATGCCATGCGTGCCGATCGGGTTCGCGGGCGGAATCGATGGCGGCGGCCAGCGCCGCGTGCACCTTCAGCCGGTCGCTTGCGGGGGCGGCGCGGTAGACGGCTGAGCGTAGTAGCGGATGGCGGAACCGGACATGTGAGCCGAGATCGAGCAGCCCGTCACGCTGGGCAGCCGCCGCGGCGTCGGGTCCGAGTCCCAGCACGGCGGCCGAGCGCCACAGCAGTCCGACGTCTCCCATCGGCTCGGCTGCTGCCGTCAGCATGAGCTGTCGAGTATCGGCGGGAAGGGACTCGACCTGGCGCAGGAAGCTCTGCTCGATCTGGGTCGCGAGCGGCGCCGCGTCCGGGAGTTGGTAGCCGCCGGCCAGCTCGGCCGGTGTCAGGCCGCGCGGAAGCTCGAGCAGTGCGAGCGGGTTGCCCCGCGACTCGGCGATGATCCGATCCCGGACCTTCTCGTCGAGGCGTCCCGGCCAGGCCGCATCGAGGAGCGCGCGGGCATCGGTGGGCCGCAGTCCGCTGAGCACCAGCTCCGGAAGCCCGGCCAGCTCGCGTACCTCAGTGGGCTGACGGGCCGCGAACACCAGCCCGACCGACTCGGCCAGCAGCCGGCGGGCAACGAACGCGATCGTCATGAGCGACGCCTGATCCAGCCACTGAGCGTCGTCGATCACGCACACCAGGGGTCGCTCCTCCGCGGCCTCGGCGAGCAGAGTGAGTACGGCGAGTCCGACGACGAAGCGGTCGGCAGGCCCGTGCGCGCTGAGCCCGAACGCCGTGTTGAGGGCATCACGCTGCGGAGCGGGCAGCCGCTCCTTCAGCGGAAGGAAAGGCGCACAGAGCTGATGGAGGCCGGCATAGGCGAGCTCCGACTCGTACTGCACCCCGGACACGCGCGCCACCCGGCAGCCGGACGCTCTGCGTGCTGTGTACCCCAGCAGCGC from Kribbella sp. NBC_00709 carries:
- a CDS encoding carbohydrate-binding protein; the protein is MRSFRRLAAVACASVLTAVPVATVFVVPAAADTAAVTAAGATVPFTSYEAEVGSLGGGATSVSLTAAPTTQYSSASLEASGHAYAHLAATGQSVQWTNNTGHPISAITVRLSIPDSASGGGQTSTLNLYVDGGLRQTLNVNSKQTWLYEGNNYNGNSQSPSDGDPRVFFDETRTFVTGTPIAAGGTFMLRKDSGNSAAFYDIDVVDVENPPAPIAQPANSISITDCGAVADNTPTNGAADPASVDSRAAIQNCINQAQSQGKTVWIPAGTFYVKGTQGLQAQGITIAGAGAWYSTIYRDVPLPNSTPLPALWGLTSTTIQNLHVDSNATSRATVDGAGGSMDVTGTNWVADGIWTQHTLSGFWASGTGGTIRNNRLTTIWADGANVNNVSMGNSVGNNLTITNNFVRGTGDDALAINSVNYNDIDGTRVYYTPMANAVVTNNTSIAPWGGKGVGVYGGSGHRIENNYVSDTARYIGLGAGRFGVNGNDLLSASVTGNLVVRSGGNAYSQGQPAFHIGNGGDGQNVGVVDRVTASNNTIVDSLYDGIGFSTSTNTVLQNNTVTSPWRNGIVIAPPFYPAPSGSATITGNTVAGGGTPYLNSSGGFSATLSGNSWQGGTTEGPYGGTPAAIPGAVQAENYNTGGQGVAYNVGSINGTGNSYRTDGVDLESTADTGGGYNLGWTSTGQWFHYTVNVATAGTYSVAMRVATPAAVTNALHVASASGTNLSGNVSLPSTGGWQNWSTVTTQVNLPAGLQTLTVYQDNGGWNLNSLQFASGSTATANLAAGKPTSECSRSGRRSIWAPPSPRAGERPSPRTLAGRPHNSPNSRSGPDHRPSIAVTGPGTVSPRMAPRYRPASRTPGLSCAGTTYR
- a CDS encoding alkaline phosphatase family protein, which produces MIRKRVAGMLVAVVTVVAASVVAIADRSPSAQAATAVPAFDHIVVVMFENHAYSQINGSSSAPTFNSLAGQGAKFTQAYGVTHPSQPNYAAIFSGSTQGLTSDSCPHTYSTDNLGKQLIAAGKTFKGYSESMPSAGYTGCSSGQYQRKHNSWVNFSNVPTASNLRYSDFPSSANYASLPTVSFVTPNMCSDMHDCSVGTGDTWLKNNLTAYATWAKTHNSLLVITFDEDNGGSSNHIFTAFVGAHTQVGTFANQVNHYNVLSTIESSYGLGHLNPAAEITNIWN
- a CDS encoding MFS transporter, with translation MYLSTIDRPQTARGRALFLVSGNVLALGAVSLVTDISSEMVTAILPVYLMIGLHLSPALYGVVDGTYTGATALLRLIGGYVADRSRRRKAVAGFGYGLSAVAKLGLLAAGSSVGAIGAVIAIDRTGKGLRTAPRDALITLSTPPPLYGRAFGVHRMMDTIGAFAGPLVAVGILAATAQAYDGVFVASFCIAAFGVLLLVLFVRDHRDKQPPKNTVAPSALRELLRRGPVRRLVLAACVAGVVTIGDGFVYLLLQRREDLSIGWFPLLAVGTNLSYLLLATPLGVLADKIGRLKVVLGGYTALVLVYLLLFGPFGGWPLLVVVLGLYGLFYASTDGVLMALAGPLLPEGFRTTGIALIQTGQALSYLASSILFGLAWTVWGPASASRIAAVLVVAAVVVVALLLRGISPTTEQPA
- a CDS encoding helix-turn-helix transcriptional regulator, encoding MSTEDPRYGLLGRHVECRFADRLLDNVRSGQSQVLVVRGEAGIGKSALLGYTARRASGCRVARVSGVQYESELAYAGLHQLCAPFLPLKERLPAPQRDALNTAFGLSAHGPADRFVVGLAVLTLLAEAAEERPLVCVIDDAQWLDQASLMTIAFVARRLLAESVGLVFAARQPTEVRELAGLPELVLSGLRPTDARALLDAAWPGRLDEKVRDRIIAESRGNPLALLELPRGLTPAELAGGYQLPDAAPLATQIEQSFLRQVESLPADTRQLMLTAAAEPMGDVGLLWRSAAVLGLGPDAAAAAQRDGLLDLGSHVRFRHPLLRSAVYRAAPASDRLKVHAALAAAIDSAREPDRHAWHRGHATTGLDESIADQLEQSAGRARARGGIAAAAAFLERAAELTPDPRSRGRRTLGAAQARFESGAFDAATALLALAAGCPMDDLGRAMIARLRAQIVFALNRGVDAPPPLLAAAEELAPHDVETARDTYLEALGATIYAGRLHGPVGSRQVATAARRVLTEGPAARPTDVLLDGLATRFTDGYVAGAAPLRNALDAFATGDDNDILRWFWLPWLTAADLWDDLKWHELAARAVRLCRESGALTLLPLALGYRALVHVYAGEFAAASALLEESGMISRATGGAAVNYPLMLLATWRGIDPTELMDVFRTDIEDVTARGEARWIGGAGYVNAVLHNGLGRYDVALAAARQACEYDDFGLYGFALVELVEAAVRSGARDEAEAALRHVRERTSAAGTDWALGVQAWSRALLSEGRAADSLYREAIERLEQTSVTVHLGRAHLLYGEWLRRATRRNDARNQLRAAHDLLSQIGAEAYAERARRELLAAGGSAHSRSDQTRRLLTNQESQIARLARDGLSNPEIGAELYISRHTVDWHLRKVFAKLEISSRRELGRVPLSRLESA
- a CDS encoding MBL fold metallo-hydrolase, which encodes MTATYVIKRLNFGSVRIDASMQVRGTLPGTAVDVPAQGFLILGGDAPILVDAGYRDPSVLGAGGTIAAGQGFHEQLEAHGISAGELGCVILTHAHRDHAGHLDKVPTSVPVVMNRSELAAACSGIQGIAYALDDLHHLLDRLYSPGALRLLDLDRTGPIEIAPGITCVHTGGHTAGSLSVVVPTDDGPAYLCGDLFYDVRAALHSPPRDTFVGAVQPTYLDPSVPGLTNNFTGSVLDEIGATQRARAYRYVVPAHDNPGVLEAGRYLGAILGDTVPGPVTAIDGR
- a CDS encoding DUF3870 domain-containing protein; translated protein: MDSTASMVVVGYAKVPLGSALRATHEFLSVVFLVDKESHRILEVDSTAVSGAVRRWLADLLLGRDLSRPVDDALTVIEENYLGHASGAIRQAVSDAARRYAVHLTTASGGEQ